The Trueperaceae bacterium genome has a segment encoding these proteins:
- a CDS encoding V-type ATPase subunit subunit G family protein translates to MDAQGDNLLQRLVEQERTLDQRVEAAKAEAETLIEEARRTAATRLEEAKRRADALARETAEAAERDAEAERHAILEAAEADAATVAAQADARLDAAVGAVLERVLP, encoded by the coding sequence TTGGACGCTCAGGGAGACAACCTGCTGCAACGCCTCGTGGAACAGGAACGCACCCTCGACCAGCGCGTCGAGGCCGCCAAGGCGGAAGCCGAGACGCTGATCGAGGAGGCGCGCCGCACCGCGGCCACCCGCCTCGAGGAGGCGAAACGGCGCGCCGACGCCCTCGCGCGGGAGACCGCGGAGGCCGCCGAACGCGACGCCGAGGCGGAGCGCCACGCCATTCTGGAGGCCGCCGAGGCGGACGCCGCGACGGTCGCGGCGCAGGCCGACGCGCGCCTCGACGCCGCCGTGGGCGCGGTCCTGGAGCGCGTCCTGCCGTGA